Below is a window of Sulfurimonas sp. DNA.
TAAAGAGCTGATTTCTAATTTAAAAAGTTTATCCTTGGAGGATAAAAACTTCATCGTACTGCAGATGCAAGGTGAACACAGTCCTTATATATACTATGAAAACTCCGACAGAAGCGATTCCGTTGAACTTAGATATCATAAATCTATGCAATATTCGGATGTTGTTTTAAATCAACTTATCAGTTATGTAAGCAGCTATTCAAAAAAGCCTTTTCTTTTTATATTTGCCTCAGACCACGGAGAGCTAATAGGACATGACGGAAAAACAGGGCATAACAGATTTGAAAAAGAGATCTACTCAGTTCCGTTGGTAATTCATTCAAATTTAGAAACATATCTTGAGAAACTAGAGAGTCACTGCGATGTTTATGAGTTGATATACTATTATCTCGGGTACCTAAAAGAGTTCAAGCTAAAAGAGAGAAAAAAAATACGGGTTTACGGAACGATGATAACGGAAGAGGACGGTTATGTAGATATCGATATGTAAAAATCAGACTTCTTGTATATCTAACTTTTAGATTGCTTCGCTTTGTTCGCAATGACGGTCATTGCGAAGAGGTACGACGAAGCAATCTATGTTATGCAAAAAGAAATCTATTGATTCCTACATCACAAAAATATGCGGAACGATTAGCGGGTATTTTTTCATTTTTCTATAAATATGCTTTCTAACTACTTGGCGAAGATCATTTTCCAATGCTCTTGGATTTTCGATTAGTCCCTCTTTTATATTTACAAGGAAGTGTTCTAAAACATCTTCAATCTCTTTGGCAAAATATTTATCTTGTTTGTCGGCAACTAAGCCGAATGATGTAACATTCGGTTTTGACAGCATTGTAGAGTGTTGCCCATCGATTTGTGCAACAATAACAACAATTCCGTCAGAAGCAAGTTTTTGACGGTCAATTACAATATCATCATCTATTTTATGATTATTTTGGTTGTCAATGTATACTTTTCCTGTTCTAACCGTTTTTACTTTTCTCATATACTTTGGAGCAATTTCTATGGTATCTCCGTCATTCATGATATAGATATTTCTCTCAGGCACACCACACATCATGGCAGTCTCTTTGTGCTTCATAACATGATTATACTCACCGTGGATGGGTAAAAAGAATTTAGGATTTACCAAACGAAGCATAAGTTTTTGCTCCTCTATGGAAGCGTGACCCGAAACATGGATATCTTTCTCATTTGTAACTTTAGCACCTGCTCGTTGCAGATGATTTAGCATTGCAGAGATAGAGCCTTCATTTCCCGGAATAGGGCGGGATGAGAGAACAATCAAATCGTTTGGTTTAATCTTGACATGTCTGTGTTCTCCGATAGACATTCTAAACAGTGCCGAGCTTGTTTCACCTTGCGAACCTGTTGTAACTATAAGAATCTCTTTGTCATTCATTTGTGAAACCATTTCCGGCTCTACAAAGATGTTTTTCGGCAGTTTTATATAGTCATACTGCATCGCCACTTCAATATTTCTCTCCATTGAACGACCGATTACACAAACTTTACGACCATACTTTACGCCATACTGGATAGCTTGATAAACACGGTGGATATTTGAACTAAAAGTAGATAAAATAACTCTGCCCTCAGCTTTTGCAAATACTCTATCCATTGCAGGCGCGACACTTAATTCCGACGGTGTCGGAGCCGTGTTGTATGAATTTGTAGAGTCGCTTAACAGACAAAGAACACCTTTATCCCCGTAATGTGCAAGTCTATGCAAATCTGCCGTATAGCCGTCTACAGGAGTGTGATCGATTTTAAAGTCACCCGTATGTATAACAGTTCCGCAGCTTGTTGTTATCGCCAATGATGATGAATCAACTATTGAGTGTGTCATATGCATCCACTCAACCTCAAAATCCTCACCTATTTTATAGATTTTTCTTTTTTCTACAGGACAAAAATGCTGTCTGCAATCTTTTAAATGATGCTCATCAAATTTATTTCCGATCATAGCCAGCGGAAGCGGCGTGCCGTATATAGGAAACTGCATATCTTT
It encodes the following:
- a CDS encoding ribonuclease J → MEQENQEINESISQENRKQHYKKPNSNYNSNSNKSPNTQSGNKNKNVSKSSSRRRQSTPIDEKLKAFVELNQESHKQRLNPHYKLDLNSRDKIRITPLGGLGEIGGNITVFETQNEAILVDVGMSFPDEDMHGVDILIPDFSYVREIKDKIKAVIITHAHEDHIGAMPYLYKDMQFPIYGTPLPLAMIGNKFDEHHLKDCRQHFCPVEKRKIYKIGEDFEVEWMHMTHSIVDSSSLAITTSCGTVIHTGDFKIDHTPVDGYTADLHRLAHYGDKGVLCLLSDSTNSYNTAPTPSELSVAPAMDRVFAKAEGRVILSTFSSNIHRVYQAIQYGVKYGRKVCVIGRSMERNIEVAMQYDYIKLPKNIFVEPEMVSQMNDKEILIVTTGSQGETSSALFRMSIGEHRHVKIKPNDLIVLSSRPIPGNEGSISAMLNHLQRAGAKVTNEKDIHVSGHASIEEQKLMLRLVNPKFFLPIHGEYNHVMKHKETAMMCGVPERNIYIMNDGDTIEIAPKYMRKVKTVRTGKVYIDNQNNHKIDDDIVIDRQKLASDGIVVIVAQIDGQHSTMLSKPNVTSFGLVADKQDKYFAKEIEDVLEHFLVNIKEGLIENPRALENDLRQVVRKHIYRKMKKYPLIVPHIFVM